In one window of Gossypium arboreum isolate Shixiya-1 chromosome 4, ASM2569848v2, whole genome shotgun sequence DNA:
- the LOC108458511 gene encoding interactor of constitutive active ROPs 4-like has product MSVTRADKSFVVDMPQRQSPRRTYQARPLSSNSEPLHHRPITDRSNPKLGYRRSLKGAIQFDQLNQKKLGTNIANLESQLGQAQEELNNLKDQLASAEAAKKEAQQELKNKTNKPKARETVEVNEKVPSKRTRDSKKFDCSIKDKVSEDLAIDQAEADQNGPEMDIDDKPVRSTRPLAEIYEKAEVATIEPCCFEEAEA; this is encoded by the coding sequence ATGTCAGTAACAAGGGCTGACAAAAGCTTTGTTGTGGACATGCCACAAAGGCAATCTCCTCGAAGGACGTATCAGGCTAGGCCATTGAGTTCTAATTCAGAACCTTTGCATCATCGACCCATTACTGATCGTAGTAATCCTAAGCTTGGATATCGTCGTTCACTAAAAGGTGCTATACAATTTGATCAATTGAACCAAAAGAAGCTTGGCACTAATATTGCAAATTTAGAATCTCAACTAGGGCAAGCACAAGAAGAGCTAAATAATCTCAAAGACCAGTTGGCTTCAGCAGAAGCTGCAAAGAAAGAAGCACAACAAGAGCTGAAAAATAAGACCAATAAGCCTAAAGCTCGGGAAACTGTTGAAGTTAATGAAAAGGTTCCTTCGAAAAGAACTCGAGATTCTAAGAAATTCGATTGTAGCATCAAAGATAAAGTCTCTGAAGATCTTGCAATAGATCAAGCTGAAGCTGATCAAAATGGTCCTGAAATGGACATTGATGATAAACCAGTCAGAAGCACTAGACCTTTGGCTGAGATTTATGAAAAAGCTGAAGTAGCTACTATTGAACCATGCTGTTTTGAAGAAGCTGAAGCGTAA